Proteins from a genomic interval of Terriglobales bacterium:
- a CDS encoding cytochrome C oxidase subunit IV family protein, with product MSGHVVPLKVYFAIFATLMVLTAVTVRVAFINLGPFNAAVALGIATTKAVLVILYFMHVRYASKLTWVVVLAGFFWLGILLALTMTDYITRSLPHLPT from the coding sequence ATGAGCGGACACGTCGTTCCCTTGAAGGTCTATTTCGCGATATTTGCCACCCTGATGGTGCTGACCGCAGTCACCGTACGGGTGGCGTTCATCAACCTGGGACCGTTCAACGCCGCCGTCGCCTTGGGAATCGCCACCACCAAGGCCGTGCTGGTCATCCTTTACTTCATGCACGTGCGCTATGCCAGCAAGCTGACCTGGGTGGTGGTTTTGGCCGGCTTCTTCTGGCTGGGTATTCTGTTGGCGCTCACTATGACCGACTACATCACCCGTAGCCTGCCCCACCTGCCGACCTAG